In the genome of Triticum urartu cultivar G1812 chromosome 5, Tu2.1, whole genome shotgun sequence, one region contains:
- the LOC125507765 gene encoding glucan endo-1,3-beta-glucosidase 8-like, protein MQTPYHIRSIHLEFWIGWTLLLFAPFKCSNTPSIAELKFPILNRSPQHQCALHLARIELMARLEAAALLLAAAAAALLATAAEGLGVNWGTQASHPLPPKVVVQLLKDNGINKVKLFETNPEAMKALAGSGVEVMLAIPNDMLHRIAGDSAAARDWVKRNVKRFDFDGGVVIKYVAVGNEPFLAAYKGSFMKVTLPALENIQNALNDAGIGDRIKATVPLNADVYNSPARNPVPSAGRFRAEISGVMTDMVKFLAKNKAPFTVNIYPFLSLYLDDNFPLDFAFFDGGATPVNDNGVMYTNVYDANFDTLVAALAAVGHGDMPIIVGEVGWPTDGDRHAKASYARRFYDGLLKRLAANRGTPARPNRQIETYLFGVVDEDRKSVQPGSFERHWGIFRYDGQPKFAMDLSGQGRNTMLVPAKGVQYLSRTWCALNPKASRDDLNKLLGAKIDYACSNADCTTLGYGSSCNGMDARGNASYAFNAYYQTQSQEDEACDFQGLALPTQTDPSTATCNFTIQIATSGAAAATQLGVAPAAAALLVALLQLSLL, encoded by the exons ATGCAAACACCATATCATATCAGATCCATCCATCTGGAATTCTGGATTGGTTGGACTCTCCTCCTCTTTGCTCCATTCAAATGTTCAAATACTCCCAGCATTGCTGAGCTGAAATTCCCCATCTTGAATCGCTCGCCGCAGCACCAGTGCGCATTGCATCTAGCTCGAATCGAGCTCATGGCGAggctcgaggcggcggcgctgctgctggccgcggcggcggctgcgCTGTTGGCCACGGCGGCGGAGGGGCTGGGCGTGAACTGGGGCACGCAGGCGTCGCACCCGCTGCCGCCCAAGGTGGTGGTGCAGCTGCTCAAGGACAACGGCATCAACAAGGTGAAGCTCTTCGAGACCAACCCGGAGGCCATGAAGGCGCTCGCCGGCAGCGGGGTCGAGGTCATGCTCGCCATCCCCAACGACATGCTCCACCGCATCGCCGGCGACTCGGCCGCCGCCAGGGACTGGGTCAAGCGCAACGTCAAGCGCTTCGACTTCGACGGCGGCGTCGTCATCAA GTACGTGGCTGTGGGCAACGAGCCATTCTTGGCAGCGTACAAGGGGTCGTTCATGAAGGTCACCTTGCCGGCGCTGGAGAACATCCAGAACGCGCTCAACGACGCCGGCATCGGCGACCGGATCAAGGCGACGGTCCCTCTCAACGCCGACGTGTACAACTCCCCGGCCAGGAACCCCGTGCCGTCGGCGGGCCGGTTCCGCGCCGAGATCTCCGGCGTCATGACGGACATGGTCAAGTTCCTGGCCAAGAACAAGGCGCCCTTCACCGTCAACATCTACCCCTTCCTCAGCCTCTATCTCGACGACAACTTCCCCCTGGACTTCGCCTTCTTCGACGGCGGGGCGACGCCGGTGAACGACAACggtgtgatgtacaccaacgtgTACGACGCCAACTTCGACACGCTGGTCGCGGCGCTGGCGGCGGTGGGGCACGGCGACATGCCGATCATTGTCGGCGAGGTGGGGTGGCCCACGGACGGCGACAGGCACGCCAAGGCGTCCTATGCGCGGCGCTTCTATGACGGGCTGTTGAAGCGGCTGGCGGCGAACCGCGGCACGCCGGCGAGGCCGAACCGGCAAATCGAGACGTACCTGTTCGGGGTGGTGGACGAGGACCGGAAGAGCGTGCAGCCAGGCAGCTTCGAGCGGCACTGGGGCATCTTCCGGTACGACGGGCAGCCCAAGTTCGCCATGGACCTCAGCGGGCAGGGCCGAAACACAATGCTGGTGCCGGCCAAGGGCGTGCAGTACCTGTCCAGAACGTGGTGCGCGCTCAACCCCAAGGCCAGCAGGGACGATCTCAACAAGCTCCTCGGCGCCAAGATCGACTACGCGTGCAGCAACGCGGACTGCACGACGCTGGGGTACGGCTCGTCGTGCAACGGCATGGACGCCAGGGGCAACGCCTCCTACGCCTTCAACGCCTACTACCAGACGCAGAGCCAGGAGGACGAGGCCTGTGACTTCCAGGGCCTCGCGCTGCCCACCCAGACGGATCCCTCCACGGCGACGTGCAACTTCACCATCCAGATAGCCACCTCGGGGGCGGCGGCAGCAACGCAGCTCGGCGTGGCGCCGGCGGCTGCCGCCCTGCTGGTGGCGTTGCTCCAGCTCTCACTGTTGTAG